A DNA window from Candidatus Cloacimonadota bacterium contains the following coding sequences:
- a CDS encoding thioredoxin family protein has product MIIKVLGTGCAKCIQQERAVVKAIEKTGVDATVEKVTEINDIMNYGVMMTPSLVIDEKVVSMGKVLSVDDIEKLIK; this is encoded by the coding sequence ATGATTATCAAAGTATTGGGAACAGGATGCGCTAAGTGCATTCAACAAGAACGAGCGGTAGTAAAAGCTATTGAAAAAACAGGCGTAGATGCAACAGTAGAAAAAGTAACTGAAATTAACGATATTATGAATTACGGTGTGATGATGACACCGTCACTCGTTATTGATGAAAAAGTCGTTTCAATGGGAAAAGTTCTTTCTGTTGATGATATTGAAAAGCTGATCAAATAA